A genomic stretch from Kribbella amoyensis includes:
- a CDS encoding tetratricopeptide repeat protein, giving the protein MTEPAEARIQLAAHWLQIGHPERTLDELQGLWGDAAVDFRAYLFRGAALHALDRNAEAIDVLRDGLAQHGPFLPLLQVLGSALRAEGRLTEAESAYLQGLSLDPNEPDLLIGYALVCLTAGQAEKASALVERAASQAPESPAVDAARAQVAFALGKDKDMHRHAESVLSHDPEDPHSRALHGTASMLTGDSKAGYRSLASAAAANPGDRDLRDAAREARLANHPLMRPLRPFQRFNPLVIWIAAVAVIYGLRLAGLAPLAAVVAVGWFGFCVYSWVAPPLLRRWLNRKWGS; this is encoded by the coding sequence GTGACCGAACCGGCCGAGGCCCGGATCCAGCTCGCCGCCCACTGGCTGCAGATCGGCCACCCCGAACGCACCCTGGACGAGCTCCAGGGCCTGTGGGGTGACGCGGCCGTCGACTTCCGCGCATACCTCTTCCGCGGTGCCGCGCTGCACGCCCTCGACCGGAACGCCGAGGCGATCGACGTACTCCGGGACGGCCTGGCCCAGCACGGTCCGTTCCTGCCGCTGCTCCAGGTCCTCGGCTCGGCCCTGCGCGCGGAAGGCCGGCTGACCGAGGCGGAGTCGGCGTACCTGCAGGGGCTGAGCCTTGATCCCAACGAGCCGGACCTGCTGATCGGGTACGCGCTGGTCTGTCTGACCGCGGGTCAGGCGGAGAAGGCGAGCGCGTTGGTCGAGCGGGCGGCGTCGCAGGCGCCGGAGAGTCCGGCCGTGGACGCGGCCCGGGCCCAGGTGGCGTTTGCCCTGGGCAAGGACAAGGACATGCACCGGCACGCCGAGTCCGTGCTCTCCCACGATCCCGAGGACCCGCACTCGCGGGCGTTGCACGGGACCGCGTCGATGCTCACCGGTGACTCCAAGGCGGGCTACCGCTCGCTCGCGTCGGCGGCGGCCGCGAACCCGGGCGACCGCGATCTGCGGGACGCGGCCCGGGAGGCGAGACTCGCGAACCACCCGCTGATGCGCCCGCTCCGGCCGTTCCAGCGGTTCAACCCGTTGGTGATCTGGATCGCCGCCGTCGCCGTGATCTACGGTCTGCGGCTCGCCGGACTGGCCCCGCTCGCGGCCGTCGTCGCGGTCGGCTGGTTCGGGTTCTGCGTGTACTCGTGGGTGGCGCCGCCGTTGCTGCGGCGCTGGCTCAACCGGAAGTGGGGTTCATGA
- a CDS encoding VOC family protein, producing MATRLVQVAMNAGDNSAVGRFWAEALGWKVTGDQPGETNIEPEGVTYPDPSAIVIDVLAVPEPKTVKNRVHVDLATTSAAHQAELVARLRALGATPVDIGQGDVPWTVLADPEGNEFCVLEPREVYRDTGPMAAVVVDCGDPREMARFWGEAMDWTVHEVTDDHAVLRSARGVGPYLEFLRNPDVKTVKNRVHLDVRPYPGDDQAAEEDRIRALGATDVDLGQGDVAWTVLADPEGNEFCVLQPS from the coding sequence ATGGCGACACGACTGGTGCAGGTGGCGATGAACGCCGGCGACAACTCCGCCGTCGGCCGGTTCTGGGCGGAGGCGCTCGGCTGGAAGGTGACCGGCGACCAGCCCGGTGAGACCAACATCGAGCCCGAGGGCGTCACCTATCCCGACCCCTCCGCGATCGTCATCGACGTACTGGCCGTCCCGGAGCCCAAGACGGTGAAGAACCGCGTCCACGTCGATCTCGCCACCACCTCGGCGGCCCACCAGGCCGAGCTGGTCGCGCGGCTGCGGGCGCTCGGCGCAACCCCCGTCGACATCGGCCAGGGCGACGTCCCGTGGACCGTGCTCGCCGATCCCGAGGGCAACGAGTTCTGCGTCCTGGAGCCGCGCGAGGTCTACCGCGACACCGGGCCGATGGCCGCCGTGGTGGTCGACTGTGGGGATCCTCGGGAGATGGCGCGGTTCTGGGGCGAGGCGATGGACTGGACCGTGCACGAGGTGACCGACGACCACGCCGTCCTGCGGTCGGCGCGGGGCGTCGGGCCGTACCTGGAGTTCCTCCGCAACCCCGATGTGAAGACCGTGAAGAACCGCGTCCACCTCGACGTGCGGCCGTACCCGGGTGACGATCAGGCGGCCGAGGAGGACCGGATTCGCGCGCTCGGCGCGACCGACGTCGATCTCGGCCAGGGCGACGTCGCGTGGACGGTCCTCGCCGACCCGGAAGGCAACGAATTCTGCGTCCTGCAGCCGAGCTGA
- a CDS encoding HIT family protein, whose protein sequence is MTENCLFCGIVAGSIPSQQVASTERAIAFMDINPATRGHLLVVPRAHATDLRESDPEDLAAATLLAQSLVGRVIERLDADGANLLSCIGADAWQSVFHTHLHVIPRYQDDPLRLPWQPASGDSDEIAKTAELLR, encoded by the coding sequence ATGACCGAGAACTGTCTTTTCTGCGGGATCGTGGCCGGCAGCATTCCGTCGCAGCAGGTCGCCTCGACCGAGCGGGCGATCGCCTTCATGGACATCAACCCGGCCACCCGCGGACACCTGCTCGTCGTTCCCCGGGCGCACGCGACCGACCTGCGGGAGAGCGATCCCGAGGACCTCGCCGCGGCCACTCTGCTGGCCCAGTCCCTGGTCGGCCGGGTGATCGAGCGCCTCGACGCCGACGGCGCGAACCTGCTCAGCTGCATCGGCGCCGACGCTTGGCAGAGCGTCTTCCACACCCACCTGCACGTCATCCCCCGCTACCAGGACGACCCGCTGCGGCTCCCCTGGCAGCCGGCCTCCGGTGACTCGGACGAGATCGCGAAGACGGCCGAACTGCTGCGCTGA
- a CDS encoding MFS transporter produces the protein MSELTSTVRTPPTVPAAGLQRRLVSLRVGVFLQGFWLWVPVEKLFMTEIGFDAATIGLMAAAYAAVVPLVEVFSGVLADRWSRRGVLILSGVALLLSVLVAGLSQNVTTYIVAALILGVYFAMYSGTVEAMVYDTVLEETGSSTGYEKELGRIRVLEGTALVLSALAGGWLAEVTSSRLTYFLTLPFTVGFLIAVARFREPRLHQLDERRSLREHLRVTVSTVLRRGRLVPIAVAAVGTAVILQGIFEFGPLWLIDLSSAAVLYGPFWAGLMLTLSLGGFLAGRLHLDRRPIVAGLVVIAIPAAVVLSFSRDLAVLTAAMMVLATVMVVAGIHVNRLLHDAVDSTVRTGVASGVSALSWMVFLPFALTFGAVSKDAGVHSANWLLVAVTVLAGAAISWVTLRPRSRSWLR, from the coding sequence ATGTCAGAGCTGACCAGCACCGTCCGTACCCCACCGACGGTGCCCGCCGCCGGGTTGCAGCGGCGCCTGGTGAGCCTGCGGGTCGGGGTGTTCCTGCAGGGATTCTGGCTGTGGGTCCCGGTCGAGAAGCTGTTCATGACCGAGATCGGGTTCGACGCCGCGACGATCGGGCTGATGGCCGCCGCGTACGCCGCGGTGGTTCCGCTGGTCGAGGTGTTCTCCGGTGTCCTCGCGGATCGCTGGTCCCGCCGAGGCGTCCTGATCCTGTCCGGAGTCGCCCTGCTGCTCAGCGTCCTCGTGGCCGGGCTGAGCCAGAACGTCACCACCTACATCGTGGCCGCCCTCATCCTCGGCGTGTACTTCGCGATGTACTCCGGCACGGTCGAGGCGATGGTCTACGACACCGTGCTCGAGGAGACCGGCAGCAGCACCGGGTACGAGAAGGAGCTCGGCCGGATCCGGGTCCTCGAAGGCACCGCGCTCGTGCTCAGCGCCCTCGCCGGCGGATGGCTCGCCGAGGTGACGTCGAGCCGGCTCACGTACTTCCTGACGCTGCCGTTCACGGTCGGCTTCCTGATCGCGGTCGCCCGGTTCCGCGAACCACGGCTGCACCAGCTCGACGAGCGCCGGTCCCTGCGCGAGCACCTCCGGGTCACGGTGTCGACCGTGCTGCGCCGGGGCCGGTTGGTACCGATCGCGGTCGCGGCCGTCGGTACCGCGGTGATCCTGCAGGGGATCTTCGAGTTCGGGCCGCTCTGGTTGATCGACCTGTCCTCGGCGGCCGTGCTGTACGGACCGTTCTGGGCCGGACTGATGCTGACGTTGAGCCTGGGCGGGTTCCTCGCCGGGCGGCTCCACCTGGACCGCCGGCCGATCGTGGCCGGTCTCGTCGTGATCGCGATCCCGGCCGCCGTCGTCCTGAGTTTCAGCCGCGACCTCGCCGTCCTCACCGCGGCGATGATGGTGCTGGCGACGGTGATGGTGGTCGCGGGGATCCACGTGAATCGCCTGCTGCACGACGCCGTCGACTCGACCGTGCGGACCGGGGTCGCCTCCGGTGTGAGCGCGTTGTCCTGGATGGTGTTCCTGCCGTTCGCGTTGACCTTCGGTGCGGTGAGCAAGGACGCCGGGGTGCACAGCGCGAACTGGCTGCTCGTTGCCGTGACCGTCCTGGCCGGCGCGGCGATCAGCTGGGTGACGCTCCGCCCTCGGTCTCGCAGCTGGCTACGCTGA
- a CDS encoding RNA polymerase sigma factor: protein MEELPPDDVLVARLRDGDDKTFALVLDRWSGGLLRLARSFVSTEASAAEVVQETWVAVIEGLDRFEGRSSLKTWVYRILTNTAKRRGLREHRVVPMSSVDDSGPTVDPSRFRPAGDPFPGHWWDFPPLWPTPEQGMLRHEVQAQLRTALGELPERQRLVITLRDVEGYGSEEVCALLDITAANQRVLLHRARAFVRGKLEEYYTQEANR, encoded by the coding sequence ATGGAGGAGCTGCCGCCGGACGACGTACTCGTCGCGCGGTTGCGGGACGGGGACGACAAGACGTTCGCGCTCGTCCTGGATCGGTGGTCCGGCGGCCTGTTGCGGCTGGCTCGGTCGTTCGTGTCCACCGAGGCGTCGGCGGCCGAGGTGGTTCAGGAGACGTGGGTCGCGGTGATCGAAGGCCTCGACCGGTTCGAGGGCCGCTCCTCGTTGAAGACGTGGGTCTACCGGATCCTCACCAACACGGCCAAGCGGCGTGGCCTCCGCGAGCACCGGGTCGTACCGATGAGCAGTGTCGACGACAGCGGTCCCACGGTGGACCCGAGTCGGTTCCGGCCGGCCGGTGATCCGTTTCCGGGCCACTGGTGGGACTTCCCGCCGCTGTGGCCGACGCCCGAACAGGGGATGCTGCGCCACGAGGTACAGGCTCAGCTGCGCACCGCACTGGGTGAGCTGCCCGAGCGGCAGCGGTTGGTGATCACGTTGCGGGACGTGGAGGGGTACGGCTCGGAGGAGGTCTGCGCGTTGCTCGACATCACGGCCGCGAACCAGCGGGTCCTGCTGCACCGGGCGCGCGCGTTCGTCCGCGGCAAACTGGAGGAGTACTACACACAGGAGGCGAACCGGTGA
- a CDS encoding zf-HC2 domain-containing protein yields MNDLDCREFVEQVTAFLEHALDPEAEQRLVDHLALCDGCERYLDQVRRSVTDLRDLPADALPDETRAALLEAFRARTE; encoded by the coding sequence GTGAACGACCTCGACTGCAGGGAGTTCGTGGAGCAGGTCACGGCGTTCCTCGAGCACGCGCTGGACCCGGAGGCCGAGCAGCGCCTGGTGGATCACCTGGCCCTGTGCGACGGCTGCGAGCGCTACCTCGACCAGGTCCGCCGTTCTGTCACCGACCTGCGCGACCTCCCCGCCGACGCGCTCCCCGACGAGACCCGGGCCGCTCTGCTGGAGGCCTTCCGCGCCAGGACCGAGTGA
- a CDS encoding glycosyltransferase family 4 protein, producing MRIGVVCPYSLGTPGGVQNHVRDLAEALLARGHEVSVLAPSDDHDVPQYVVSAGHAVGVPYNGSVARVTFGPRTASRVRAWLADGDFDVVHVHEPTTPSAALLALWAGDGPFVATFHTWQVRSRAMSAAAGLLRPWLEKIDARIAVSENARSMMVQHIGGEAVVIPNGLYVDRLAGRPRPEWQGADGTISFLGRMDEPRKGLAVLLAAVPALVTQRRDLRVLVAGTGQADEARRSLPEYCRDNVMFLGAVDDAARADMLAGSDVFVAPHLGGESFGIVLLEAMAAGAPVLASDLAAFRQVLDGGRLGELVEPGDSAALARACSRLLGSVDERDKLREAGLHAVRRYDWSALIDEILAVYELVAR from the coding sequence ATGAGGATCGGGGTCGTCTGCCCGTACTCGCTCGGCACCCCGGGCGGGGTCCAGAACCACGTCCGCGATCTCGCCGAAGCGTTACTCGCCCGTGGCCACGAGGTGTCCGTGCTCGCGCCGAGCGACGACCACGACGTCCCCCAGTACGTGGTGTCGGCGGGCCATGCTGTCGGCGTCCCGTACAACGGCTCGGTGGCCCGGGTGACGTTCGGCCCGCGGACGGCGTCGCGAGTACGCGCATGGCTTGCTGACGGCGACTTCGACGTGGTCCACGTGCACGAGCCGACCACGCCGAGTGCGGCGCTGCTCGCGTTGTGGGCCGGGGACGGGCCGTTCGTCGCGACCTTCCACACCTGGCAGGTGCGCTCGCGGGCGATGAGCGCGGCCGCCGGATTGCTGCGTCCGTGGCTGGAGAAGATCGACGCCCGGATCGCGGTGTCGGAGAACGCCCGCTCGATGATGGTCCAGCACATCGGTGGCGAGGCGGTGGTGATCCCGAACGGCCTGTATGTCGATCGCCTGGCCGGGCGGCCGCGACCGGAGTGGCAGGGTGCCGACGGCACGATCAGCTTCCTCGGCCGGATGGACGAACCGCGCAAGGGCCTGGCCGTCCTGCTCGCTGCGGTCCCGGCTCTCGTCACCCAACGCCGCGACCTCCGTGTCCTGGTCGCGGGCACGGGTCAGGCGGACGAGGCGCGCCGGTCGCTCCCGGAGTACTGCCGGGACAACGTGATGTTCCTCGGGGCCGTGGACGACGCGGCGAGGGCCGACATGCTCGCCGGGTCCGACGTGTTCGTGGCACCGCATCTCGGCGGCGAGAGCTTCGGCATCGTGCTGCTGGAGGCGATGGCGGCCGGGGCACCCGTCCTGGCGAGCGACCTTGCCGCGTTCCGGCAGGTCCTCGACGGCGGGCGGCTGGGGGAGTTGGTCGAACCAGGGGACTCGGCCGCGTTGGCGAGGGCGTGTTCGCGGCTCCTCGGGTCCGTCGACGAGCGCGACAAACTCCGCGAGGCGGGCCTGCACGCCGTCCGCCGGTACGACTGGTCAGCGTTGATCGACGAGATCCTCGCCGTGTACGAACTGGTCGCGCGCTGA
- a CDS encoding phosphatidylinositol mannoside acyltransferase has translation MDGLRHRAVDLGFALAWGLLRRLPEAVVTWLFTRAADVVFRRDGRGVQRLRSNLAVVRPDAGPAELDALTRAGMRSYLRYWQEAFRLPEWSPERIVGRVRTVNEHLLRDAHAAGRGVICALPHLANYDHAGAWAGLTGMPVSTVAERLRPESLFDRFVAYRKQLGMEVLPLTGGTDDVFAILADRLRAGGFVCLVADRDLSERGVPVTLFGRKSRMPAGPSALSVRTGAPLVPATLHYDGPDLVITFHELIEPTGGAAAMTQRCADAFAAGIAAHPEDWHMLQRIFLD, from the coding sequence GTGGACGGGCTGCGGCACCGGGCGGTCGATCTCGGGTTCGCGCTGGCCTGGGGGCTGCTGCGCCGGCTGCCGGAAGCGGTGGTCACCTGGCTGTTCACCCGGGCCGCCGACGTCGTCTTCCGCCGGGACGGGCGCGGTGTGCAACGACTGCGGAGCAATCTGGCCGTGGTACGCCCGGACGCGGGTCCCGCTGAGCTCGACGCGCTCACCCGGGCGGGGATGCGCTCGTACCTGCGGTACTGGCAGGAGGCGTTCCGGCTGCCCGAGTGGTCCCCGGAGCGCATCGTCGGCCGCGTTCGTACGGTGAACGAGCACCTGCTCCGCGATGCCCACGCGGCCGGCCGCGGCGTGATCTGCGCGCTGCCACACCTCGCGAACTACGACCACGCGGGCGCCTGGGCCGGACTCACAGGGATGCCGGTGTCGACCGTGGCGGAGCGGTTGCGCCCGGAGTCGCTGTTCGACCGGTTCGTCGCGTACCGCAAGCAGTTGGGGATGGAGGTTCTCCCGCTCACCGGGGGTACCGACGACGTGTTCGCGATCCTCGCCGACCGGCTACGGGCCGGCGGGTTCGTCTGCCTGGTCGCGGACCGGGACCTGTCCGAGCGCGGGGTCCCGGTGACGTTGTTCGGCCGGAAGTCGCGGATGCCGGCCGGACCGTCCGCGCTCAGCGTCCGTACCGGGGCGCCGCTGGTACCTGCGACACTGCATTACGACGGGCCCGATCTGGTCATCACGTTCCACGAGCTGATCGAGCCCACCGGCGGTGCGGCCGCGATGACGCAGCGCTGCGCGGACGCGTTCGCCGCCGGGATCGCCGCGCACCCGGAGGACTGGCACATGCTGCAACGGATCTTCCTGGACTGA
- the pgsA gene encoding phosphatidylinositol phosphate synthase encodes MLNRFRQFWTRVITPIANLLLRLGVSPDAVTLVGTIGVCAGALIFFPRGQLWLGVLVITLFVFSDLIDGFMARSSGTSSKWGSYLDSTLDRLGDGAIFGGLVLYYANSREGDSTLMASVTLWALVMGATTSYARAKAESLGLQASGGLAERADRLVLVLVVGFFSDLFDVPILLQIVLWYLAIASTITVVQRTLSVRKQVLADPANAGLGTPPATGTNGSSPGTGGSSAATNGSTAGADGASAKPEQPGTDSKGGPDGSASS; translated from the coding sequence TCACGCCGATCGCCAACCTCCTGCTCCGGCTCGGGGTGAGCCCGGACGCGGTCACCCTGGTCGGCACCATCGGCGTGTGCGCCGGTGCGCTGATCTTCTTCCCACGCGGCCAGCTGTGGCTGGGCGTGCTGGTGATCACGCTGTTCGTGTTCTCCGACCTGATCGACGGCTTCATGGCCCGGTCGTCGGGCACGTCGTCGAAGTGGGGGTCCTACCTGGACTCCACCCTCGACCGGCTCGGCGACGGCGCGATCTTCGGCGGGTTGGTGCTGTACTACGCCAACTCGCGCGAGGGCGACTCCACGCTGATGGCGTCGGTGACGTTGTGGGCGCTGGTGATGGGCGCGACCACCTCGTACGCCCGGGCCAAGGCGGAGAGCCTCGGGTTGCAGGCGAGCGGGGGTCTGGCCGAGCGCGCCGACCGGCTCGTCCTGGTGCTCGTGGTCGGGTTCTTCTCCGACCTGTTCGATGTGCCGATCCTGCTGCAGATCGTGCTCTGGTACCTCGCGATCGCCAGCACGATCACGGTCGTCCAGCGCACCCTGTCGGTCCGCAAGCAGGTCCTCGCCGATCCCGCCAACGCCGGCCTCGGGACGCCGCCGGCGACGGGCACCAACGGGTCGAGCCCGGGGACCGGCGGGTCGAGCGCGGCGACCAACGGGTCGACCGCGGGGGCGGACGGGGCGAGCGCCAAGCCGGAGCAGCCGGGGACGGATTCCAAGGGCGGGCCTGACGGCTCGGCTTCGTCCTGA